Proteins from one Mycobacterium sp. EPa45 genomic window:
- a CDS encoding cytochrome ubiquinol oxidase subunit I, protein MSALDVSRWQFGITTVYHFIFVPLTIGLAPLIAIMQTIWVLTDNAAWYRLTKFFGKVFLINFAIGVATGIVQEFQFGMNWSEYSRFVGDVFGAPLALEGLVAFFLESTFIGLWIFGWTRLPRWLHLTSIWLVAIAVNLSAFFIITANSWMQHPVGTRFNPATGRAELQSIVELFTNNTGVAAFWHAVAASFLTAATFVATVCAWWMVRAKGSPDATALYRPGAILGSLVALAACVGLFFSGDVQGKLMFHQQPMKMAAAESLCHTGTDPGFSILTVGTHNNCDSITRVIEVPYALPFLAEGKFSGVTLEGTKDLQQQYEQKFGPGWYVPNLFVTYWSFRAMIGLMAVPLLFAMATLWLTRRGRVPGTRWYSRFALVTIPTPFLAAIAGWVFTEMGRQPWVVAPNPDGDQLVRLTVRQGVSLHGPGLVWVSLISFTLIYAVLAVVWFYLIRRYVTAGPLEHDAEPAPPSPPGADEVAPLSFAY, encoded by the coding sequence ATGAGCGCTCTTGACGTGTCCCGATGGCAATTCGGAATCACGACCGTCTATCACTTCATATTCGTACCGCTGACCATCGGGTTGGCCCCGCTGATCGCCATCATGCAGACGATCTGGGTGCTCACCGACAACGCGGCCTGGTACCGGCTCACCAAATTCTTCGGCAAGGTCTTCCTCATCAACTTCGCGATCGGTGTCGCAACCGGCATCGTCCAGGAGTTCCAGTTCGGGATGAACTGGAGCGAATACTCCCGCTTCGTCGGTGACGTGTTCGGCGCACCGCTGGCACTGGAGGGCCTGGTCGCGTTCTTCCTGGAATCCACCTTCATCGGGCTGTGGATCTTCGGCTGGACCCGGCTGCCCCGGTGGCTACACCTGACCTCCATCTGGCTGGTGGCCATCGCGGTGAACCTCTCGGCGTTCTTCATCATCACCGCGAACTCGTGGATGCAGCACCCCGTGGGCACCCGGTTCAACCCTGCGACGGGCCGTGCGGAGCTACAGAGCATCGTGGAGTTGTTCACCAACAACACTGGAGTCGCGGCGTTCTGGCACGCGGTGGCCGCATCGTTCCTCACTGCGGCGACGTTCGTGGCGACGGTGTGCGCGTGGTGGATGGTTCGCGCCAAGGGCAGCCCCGACGCCACCGCCCTGTACCGTCCGGGCGCGATCCTCGGGTCGCTGGTGGCGCTGGCCGCGTGCGTCGGTTTGTTCTTCAGCGGCGACGTACAGGGCAAGTTGATGTTCCACCAGCAGCCGATGAAGATGGCCGCTGCTGAATCGTTGTGTCACACCGGAACCGATCCAGGGTTCTCCATCTTGACCGTCGGGACGCACAACAACTGCGACAGCATCACCCGCGTGATCGAGGTGCCCTACGCGCTGCCGTTCCTGGCCGAGGGCAAGTTCAGCGGCGTGACCTTGGAGGGCACCAAAGACCTTCAGCAGCAATATGAACAGAAGTTCGGCCCCGGGTGGTACGTGCCCAATCTGTTCGTCACGTACTGGTCGTTCCGCGCGATGATCGGCCTGATGGCGGTGCCACTGTTGTTCGCAATGGCCACCCTGTGGCTGACCCGGCGCGGGCGGGTGCCGGGGACTCGGTGGTATTCCCGTTTTGCTCTGGTGACGATTCCGACTCCGTTCCTGGCCGCCATTGCCGGCTGGGTGTTCACCGAGATGGGGCGCCAGCCTTGGGTGGTCGCGCCCAACCCCGACGGCGACCAACTCGTCCGGCTGACTGTGCGCCAGGGCGTATCACTGCACGGGCCGGGTCTGGTCTGGGTGTCGCTGATCTCGTTCACCTTGATCTACGCGGTGCTGGCCGTGGTGTGGTTCTACCTGATCCGTCGCTACGTCACCGCCGGCCCACTCGAGCACGACGCCGAACCGGCGCCGCCCAGCCCACCCGGGGCCGACGAAGTCGCACCCCTGTCCTTCGCGTACTGA
- the cydB gene encoding cytochrome d ubiquinol oxidase subunit II, giving the protein MGLQQIWFVIVAVLFLGFFVLEGFDFGVGMAMAWLGRIGNGDKETRRRAVLNTIGPVWDGNEVWLITAGGAMFAAFPHWYATVFSTLYLPLLVILLSMIARIVAIEWRGKIDDPKWRRWCDIGIATGSWLPAILWGVAFAILVNGLPVGPDKNVTGLSVTDVLNPYTLLGGLATCSLFGFHGVVFLALKTGGQVRTDAVRLARTLALPATVLVAAFGVWTQLAHGKPWTWAVLALAVIAQLAAVAAAWGAREGWAFLATTIVIAAVVTLLFGSLYPNLVPSTISPAYDLTIFNGSSSPYTLKVMTWAAAIFTPIVLVYQGWTYWVFRKRIFAESIPEPVGLPRRRVP; this is encoded by the coding sequence ATGGGGCTGCAACAGATTTGGTTTGTGATCGTCGCCGTGCTGTTCCTGGGATTCTTCGTCCTGGAGGGATTCGACTTCGGGGTCGGCATGGCGATGGCGTGGTTGGGCCGGATCGGCAACGGCGACAAAGAAACTCGCCGCAGGGCGGTGCTCAACACGATTGGCCCGGTCTGGGACGGCAACGAGGTGTGGCTGATCACCGCGGGCGGAGCCATGTTCGCGGCTTTCCCGCACTGGTATGCGACGGTGTTCTCGACGCTGTACCTGCCGCTGCTGGTGATCCTGCTGTCGATGATCGCGCGGATCGTAGCGATCGAATGGCGCGGCAAGATCGACGACCCGAAGTGGCGCCGCTGGTGCGACATCGGCATCGCGACCGGCTCGTGGCTGCCGGCAATCCTGTGGGGTGTCGCGTTCGCGATCCTGGTCAACGGACTGCCGGTGGGCCCGGACAAGAACGTCACCGGACTGTCGGTCACCGACGTGCTGAACCCCTACACGCTGCTCGGCGGACTGGCCACCTGCTCGCTGTTCGGATTCCATGGCGTGGTGTTCCTGGCGCTCAAGACCGGCGGCCAGGTGCGCACCGATGCGGTCCGGCTGGCCCGCACGCTGGCCCTGCCCGCGACGGTTCTGGTCGCCGCGTTCGGGGTGTGGACCCAACTGGCGCACGGCAAGCCGTGGACGTGGGCGGTCCTGGCCCTGGCGGTGATCGCCCAGCTCGCCGCGGTCGCTGCCGCGTGGGGCGCGCGGGAAGGTTGGGCGTTCTTGGCGACGACCATCGTCATCGCCGCGGTGGTGACGCTGCTGTTCGGGTCGTTGTACCCCAACCTGGTGCCGTCGACCATCTCCCCGGCCTACGACCTGACCATTTTCAACGGTTCGTCCAGCCCGTACACCTTGAAGGTGATGACTTGGGCCGCAGCGATATTCACCCCGATCGTGCTGGTCTATCAGGGCTGGACATACTGGGTGTTCCGTAAGCGGATCTTCGCCGAGTCGATTCCGGAGCCGGTCGGCCTGCCGCGCAGGCGCGTGCCCTGA
- the cydD gene encoding thiol reductant ABC exporter subunit CydD, translating to MRRYLVATVGCGTLIAGCAIAGAVVLGHLVAGVITDPATRSVAHWRTELVILAGLWLLRALILLLQGRLGQRGASAVIADLAGRVLRAVTALPPGSRERDDATTVITGGLDGLRPYFTAYLPALFLAAILTPATVIVIAFNDIQSAVIVLVALPLIPIFMVLIGLATADRSAAALEAMTTLQARLMDLIAGIPTLRALGRADGPAERIATLAAAHRRSAMATLRIAFLSALVLELIATLGVALIAVSIGLRLVFGEMSLAAGLTVLLLAPDVFWPLRRVGVEFHAAQNGKAASDKAFALIEQNPEPPTGTRTVTAAGADIVLDGLSVAGRDGTSPHQLSGRLLPGEVTVLIGANGAGKTTTLLAIAGLLTPTHGRVTVGGVVVEELDRPAWWRQLAWLAQRPVIIPGTVADNLALFGPLVDPQSACDAAGFTEVLRTLPGGMDAVLGRGGVGLSLGQRQRLGLARTLGSRAPVLLLDEPTSHLDEATEHTVLQAIRQRAEDGATVIMVAHRDSVVRIADHVITVESDQHARV from the coding sequence GTGCGCCGGTATCTGGTCGCGACGGTCGGCTGCGGCACGCTGATCGCCGGATGCGCCATCGCCGGCGCCGTGGTCCTCGGCCATCTGGTGGCCGGTGTCATCACCGATCCGGCCACCCGCAGCGTGGCCCACTGGCGCACCGAGCTGGTGATCCTGGCGGGCCTGTGGCTGCTTCGAGCGCTGATCCTCCTGCTGCAGGGCCGACTCGGCCAGCGCGGCGCCAGTGCGGTGATCGCCGACCTCGCCGGCCGAGTGCTGCGCGCGGTCACCGCTCTGCCGCCCGGGTCGCGCGAACGTGACGACGCCACGACGGTGATCACCGGCGGACTCGACGGTCTGCGACCGTACTTCACCGCATACCTGCCCGCACTGTTCCTGGCGGCCATCCTCACCCCTGCGACGGTGATCGTGATCGCGTTCAACGACATTCAGTCGGCGGTGATCGTGCTCGTCGCGCTGCCGCTGATTCCGATCTTCATGGTGCTGATCGGACTGGCCACCGCGGATCGTTCGGCGGCGGCGCTGGAGGCGATGACCACGCTGCAGGCACGGCTGATGGACCTGATCGCCGGCATTCCCACCCTGCGCGCGCTCGGCCGCGCCGATGGTCCGGCCGAGCGCATTGCCACACTCGCTGCGGCGCATCGCCGTTCGGCGATGGCCACCCTGCGCATCGCTTTCCTGTCAGCGCTGGTCCTGGAACTGATCGCCACCCTCGGCGTGGCACTGATCGCGGTCAGCATCGGACTGCGACTGGTGTTCGGTGAGATGAGCCTGGCGGCCGGGCTGACCGTACTGCTGCTCGCGCCCGACGTGTTCTGGCCGCTGCGCCGCGTCGGCGTCGAATTCCACGCCGCGCAAAACGGAAAAGCCGCCTCCGACAAAGCGTTCGCCCTGATCGAGCAGAACCCCGAGCCACCGACGGGAACCCGGACCGTGACGGCCGCCGGCGCGGATATCGTCCTCGACGGGCTGAGCGTCGCCGGTCGCGACGGGACCTCGCCGCACCAGTTGTCCGGCCGGTTACTGCCCGGCGAAGTCACCGTGCTCATCGGCGCCAACGGCGCAGGCAAGACCACCACCCTGCTCGCGATCGCCGGGCTGCTCACCCCCACCCACGGCCGGGTCACCGTCGGCGGTGTCGTCGTCGAGGAGCTGGACCGCCCTGCCTGGTGGCGCCAGTTGGCCTGGCTGGCGCAACGTCCGGTGATCATCCCGGGCACCGTCGCGGACAACCTGGCATTGTTCGGCCCGCTCGTCGACCCGCAAAGTGCCTGCGATGCAGCCGGATTCACCGAAGTGCTGCGCACACTGCCCGGCGGTATGGACGCAGTGCTGGGCCGGGGTGGCGTGGGACTTTCACTGGGCCAGCGCCAGCGGCTGGGCTTGGCCCGGACGCTCGGCTCCCGTGCGCCCGTGCTGCTGCTGGACGAACCCACATCACACCTGGACGAAGCCACGGAACACACTGTGCTGCAGGCTATCCGCCAGCGCGCCGAGGACGGGGCAACCGTCATCATGGTCGCCCATCGTGACAGTGTGGTGCGGATCGCCGATCACGTCATCACGGTAGAGTCCGATCAGCATGCCCGCGTTTGA
- the cydC gene encoding thiol reductant ABC exporter subunit CydC, with the protein MPAFDRRRLLLAITLGTLALGSALALAGVSAWLITRAWQMPLVLDLSIAVVAVRALGISRGVFGYCERLASHDTALRAAAGERSEVYRRLAHGPADVTARLHSGDLLARVGTDVDTVADVAVRAYVPIGVAAVLGVAATAVIAVISPAAAVVLALCLLVAGVLAPGLAARAARAQEAAARRQQSGRDIAAVTALEHAAELQVAGRLPAVIAEAEERQREWGSAMDHAAAPAAAAAAVPTLAIGASVIGAVVAGIGIAAHTAPTTLAVLMLLPLSAFEATVALPGAAVALTRARIAAARLRELLPAPATQSTVAVTAPLQTPVLRADVRAGYPGGPAGERVTLTLQPGARLAITGRSGSGKTALLMTLAGLLPPVDGTVSIDDKPTGELNESQLRSAICYFAEDAHLFSTTVRDNLLVARGDCTDAELTDALTAVGLDDWLAGLPDGLSTVLGGGAAAVSAGQRRRLLLTRVLLSPAPIVLLDEPTEHLDAADGQRILTALFDGRLLGPRRTVVVASHQVGIDLACPRLSIGNGR; encoded by the coding sequence ATGCCCGCGTTTGACAGGCGCCGGCTGCTGCTGGCCATCACGCTCGGCACGCTGGCGCTGGGCAGCGCACTGGCTCTGGCCGGGGTGTCCGCCTGGTTGATCACCCGCGCGTGGCAGATGCCGCTGGTGCTCGACCTGTCGATCGCCGTGGTCGCTGTCCGCGCGCTGGGTATCTCGCGCGGCGTGTTCGGTTACTGCGAGCGGCTGGCGTCACACGACACCGCGCTGCGCGCGGCTGCCGGCGAACGCAGCGAGGTCTACCGCCGGCTGGCCCACGGGCCAGCGGACGTCACCGCGCGGCTGCACAGCGGTGACCTGCTGGCCCGGGTCGGCACCGATGTCGACACCGTCGCCGACGTCGCAGTGCGGGCATACGTCCCGATCGGTGTCGCCGCCGTGCTCGGCGTCGCCGCCACCGCCGTCATCGCGGTGATCTCCCCCGCCGCGGCCGTCGTCCTCGCGCTGTGCCTGCTGGTCGCCGGTGTGCTCGCACCCGGGCTGGCCGCGCGCGCGGCGCGAGCGCAGGAAGCGGCCGCCCGCCGGCAACAGTCCGGGCGCGATATCGCCGCCGTCACCGCACTCGAGCATGCCGCCGAGCTCCAGGTCGCCGGCCGGCTGCCGGCGGTGATCGCCGAAGCCGAAGAGCGACAGCGCGAGTGGGGCTCGGCGATGGACCACGCGGCGGCACCCGCCGCGGCGGCGGCCGCGGTCCCGACCCTCGCCATCGGAGCCAGCGTCATCGGCGCGGTCGTCGCCGGAATCGGCATCGCCGCGCACACCGCACCGACCACGCTGGCGGTGCTGATGTTGTTGCCCCTCTCGGCGTTCGAGGCCACCGTCGCACTGCCCGGCGCGGCGGTCGCGTTGACCCGGGCACGGATCGCCGCAGCACGACTGCGCGAGCTGCTTCCCGCGCCCGCCACGCAATCGACAGTCGCTGTCACCGCACCCCTGCAGACGCCCGTCCTGCGAGCCGACGTGCGTGCCGGCTATCCCGGCGGCCCTGCGGGTGAACGCGTCACGCTGACGTTGCAACCCGGTGCCCGCCTGGCGATTACCGGCCGCAGCGGCTCCGGCAAGACGGCTCTGTTGATGACCCTGGCCGGGCTGCTCCCACCGGTTGATGGCACCGTCAGCATTGACGACAAACCGACCGGCGAGCTCAACGAATCTCAATTACGCAGCGCCATCTGCTATTTCGCCGAAGACGCTCACCTATTCAGCACCACCGTGCGGGACAACCTCCTGGTGGCGCGTGGCGACTGCACCGATGCCGAACTCACCGATGCGCTCACCGCGGTCGGACTTGACGACTGGCTGGCCGGTCTGCCCGACGGATTGAGCACCGTTCTCGGTGGCGGTGCGGCCGCGGTGTCGGCGGGCCAGCGCCGCCGGCTGCTGCTGACGCGGGTATTGCTGTCCCCGGCACCGATCGTCCTGCTCGATGAGCCGACCGAACATCTCGATGCCGCCGACGGCCAACGCATCCTGACCGCCCTGTTCGACGGCCGGCTGCTGGGCCCGCGGCGCACCGTGGTGGTCGCCAGCCATCAAGTTGGTATCGACCTCGCCTGTCCGCGACTATCGATCGGCAACGGCAGGTAA
- a CDS encoding DUF4190 domain-containing protein, which produces MTEPPEQAPQQSTPPPQQAAPPPPPPGYPAPPYGQYPGGYPPAPPQPYAGYTPPPTGPRNGLGVAALVIAIVALLSSFSVVGGIILGIVAVIIGFAGRGRVKRGEANNGGVALAGIILGFLAIIVGLAFIAVWVGVFKEVGATDYIDCLQKAGQDQQQVQQCADEFKQSVENKFSVTLTPTP; this is translated from the coding sequence ATGACTGAGCCCCCAGAGCAGGCACCTCAGCAGTCCACCCCGCCACCCCAGCAGGCCGCACCACCGCCGCCGCCCCCCGGCTATCCTGCCCCGCCCTACGGCCAGTACCCCGGCGGCTACCCGCCGGCCCCGCCGCAGCCGTATGCCGGCTACACGCCACCGCCCACCGGCCCGCGCAATGGCCTGGGCGTCGCCGCACTGGTCATCGCGATCGTCGCGCTGCTGTCGTCGTTCTCGGTGGTCGGCGGCATCATTCTGGGCATCGTCGCGGTGATCATCGGCTTCGCCGGCCGCGGCCGGGTCAAGCGCGGTGAGGCCAATAACGGCGGCGTGGCGCTCGCCGGCATCATCCTCGGATTCCTGGCGATCATCGTCGGCTTGGCGTTCATCGCCGTCTGGGTCGGCGTGTTCAAGGAAGTGGGCGCCACGGACTACATCGACTGCCTGCAGAAGGCCGGCCAGGACCAGCAGCAGGTTCAGCAGTGCGCCGACGAATTCAAGCAGTCCGTGGAGAACAAGTTCAGCGTCACTTTGACGCCGACGCCGTAG
- a CDS encoding bifunctional lysylphosphatidylglycerol flippase/synthetase MprF produces the protein MPDRGRIVPRVTEPPVQVAQRLRARERVVVHVDTLAARWVGALALLIAASWLTVLMIRAHHHHTHWNSDSRVAWSLTILAAVALIARGIFLGRPVTAAHAITAAMSVLAGFAAHLLAFDVTGNVLVAMSGLLLMWPMTARPDPSQLARVWALVDATSGDPVAPFTMQSLKSYFFCADGTAAIAYRTRLGYAVVSGDPIGDECRFDELVGDFVGMCRTHGWRVVVLGCGQRRLGLWQDRAVIGQTLRQVPIGRDVVIDVPAFDMVGRKFRNLRQAVQRTHNFGISTEIVAESELDDRRLAELTDVLLSSAKGSRTERGFSMILDGALTGRYPGVLLIIARDKAGRVQGFHRYAVAGGGSDVTLDIPWRRRGAPNGIDERLSVDMIDAMKSTGTQRLSLAFAAFPEIFNDKERGALSTFFYTAIHLGDSLIALESLYRYLRKFHALGDRRYVLLPLSQVLPLLVVLLSLEFLPRRRRLPTESPEDDR, from the coding sequence ATGCCTGATAGAGGGCGTATTGTTCCTCGTGTGACCGAACCGCCGGTTCAGGTTGCGCAACGTCTGCGCGCCAGGGAGCGGGTTGTCGTGCATGTCGACACCCTGGCTGCCCGCTGGGTGGGCGCGCTGGCGTTGTTGATCGCCGCGAGTTGGCTCACCGTGCTGATGATCCGCGCACATCACCACCACACCCATTGGAACTCGGATAGCCGCGTCGCCTGGTCGTTGACGATTCTGGCCGCCGTCGCGCTGATCGCCCGCGGCATCTTCCTGGGCCGGCCGGTGACCGCAGCACATGCGATCACGGCCGCGATGTCGGTGCTGGCCGGTTTCGCTGCCCATCTGCTGGCCTTCGACGTGACCGGCAACGTGTTGGTCGCGATGTCGGGCCTGCTGCTGATGTGGCCGATGACCGCGCGACCGGACCCGTCGCAGCTGGCCCGGGTGTGGGCGCTGGTCGATGCGACCAGCGGTGATCCGGTTGCCCCGTTCACGATGCAGAGCCTCAAGAGCTATTTCTTCTGCGCCGACGGCACCGCCGCGATCGCCTACCGCACCCGGCTGGGCTACGCCGTGGTCAGCGGCGACCCGATCGGCGACGAATGTCGATTCGACGAGTTGGTCGGTGACTTCGTCGGCATGTGTCGCACCCACGGCTGGCGGGTGGTGGTGTTGGGCTGTGGCCAGCGCCGGCTCGGGCTGTGGCAGGACCGGGCGGTGATCGGGCAGACGCTGCGGCAGGTACCGATCGGCCGCGACGTGGTGATCGATGTGCCGGCATTCGACATGGTGGGCCGCAAGTTCCGCAATCTGCGCCAGGCGGTGCAGCGCACCCACAACTTCGGTATCAGCACCGAGATCGTCGCCGAATCCGAACTCGACGACCGGCGACTGGCCGAGCTCACCGACGTGCTTCTGTCGTCGGCCAAGGGGTCGCGCACCGAGCGTGGCTTCTCCATGATTCTCGACGGAGCGCTAACCGGTCGTTATCCCGGCGTCCTGCTGATCATCGCGCGGGACAAGGCCGGCCGGGTGCAGGGATTTCACCGCTACGCGGTCGCCGGTGGCGGCAGCGATGTCACCCTCGACATCCCCTGGCGGCGCCGCGGCGCCCCGAACGGCATCGACGAGCGGTTGTCGGTGGACATGATCGACGCGATGAAATCGACGGGTACACAACGACTCTCACTGGCGTTCGCGGCGTTTCCGGAGATCTTCAACGACAAGGAGCGGGGAGCTCTCAGCACGTTCTTCTACACGGCGATCCATCTCGGTGACTCGCTGATCGCGCTGGAGTCGCTGTACCGGTACCTACGCAAGTTCCATGCCCTCGGCGATCGCCGGTACGTGCTGCTGCCGCTGAGTCAGGTGCTGCCGCTTCTGGTGGTGTTGCTCTCGCTGGAGTTCCTGCCGCGGCGGCGGCGACTGCCCACGGAGTCCCCGGAGGACGACCGATAG
- a CDS encoding acyl-CoA thioesterase II: MANADLDELLAILDLSPIGDDVFAGAHPHKNPPRTFGGQLMAQAFVAATRTLRHEIAPSALSVHFIAGGDPAADIEFHVVRLRDERRFANRRVDAIQDGTLLATALVSYTSAGSGLEHGVPMPSLPAPDTLPTIDELLVGYEKVVPGFVAALRPIEWRYTNEPSWIMREKGGTLTANQVWLKADGAMPDDPTLHTAAMIYSSDTTVLDSIITTHGLSWGWDRIFAVTVNHSLWFHRQVDFSDWVLYSTNSPVAAESRGLGTGHFFSPSGDVVATVTQEGIVKHFPGNA; this comes from the coding sequence TTGGCCAACGCGGACCTCGATGAGCTGCTGGCCATTCTCGATCTCTCCCCGATCGGCGATGACGTGTTCGCCGGCGCCCACCCGCACAAGAACCCCCCGCGCACCTTCGGTGGGCAGCTCATGGCGCAGGCGTTCGTCGCGGCCACCCGCACACTTCGTCACGAGATCGCGCCGAGCGCGTTGTCGGTGCACTTCATCGCCGGCGGTGATCCGGCCGCCGACATCGAATTCCACGTCGTACGACTGCGTGACGAGCGGCGTTTCGCCAACCGGCGCGTCGACGCGATCCAGGATGGCACGCTGCTGGCCACCGCGCTGGTGTCGTACACGTCTGCGGGCAGCGGACTCGAACACGGCGTACCGATGCCCAGTCTGCCCGCGCCGGACACGCTGCCCACGATCGACGAGCTGCTCGTCGGATACGAAAAAGTGGTGCCCGGATTCGTCGCGGCGCTGCGCCCGATCGAGTGGCGCTACACCAACGAGCCGTCCTGGATCATGCGCGAAAAGGGCGGCACGCTCACCGCAAATCAGGTGTGGCTCAAGGCAGATGGCGCGATGCCGGACGACCCGACACTGCACACCGCCGCGATGATCTATTCATCGGACACCACGGTCCTCGATTCGATCATCACCACCCACGGACTGTCCTGGGGCTGGGACCGCATCTTCGCGGTGACGGTCAACCACTCGCTGTGGTTCCACCGGCAGGTCGACTTCTCCGACTGGGTGCTCTATTCCACGAATTCACCGGTCGCCGCCGAATCGCGCGGCCTGGGCACCGGCCACTTCTTCAGTCCCTCCGGAGACGTGGTGGCCACCGTGACTCAGGAAGGCATCGTGAAGCACTTCCCAGGAAATGCCTGA
- the pyk gene encoding pyruvate kinase, which translates to MSRRGKIVCTLGPATSTDESVRALVDAGMDVARLNFSHGDYVDHEAAYKRVRQASDVTGRAVGILADLQGPKIRLGRFADGPTYWANGETVRITVEEWAGTHDRVSTTYKNLARDAQPGDRLLVDDGKVALVVEHIDGDDVVCTVTEGGPVSNNKGLSLPGMNVSVPALSEKDIEDLEFALRLGVDLVALSFVRSPADVELVHEVMDRVGRRVPVIAKLEKPEAIDNLEAIVLAFDAVMVARGDLGVELPLEEVPLVQKRAIQMARENAKPVIVATQMLESMIENSRPTRAEASDVANAVLDGADAVMLSGETSVGKYPLEAVRTMARIIGAVEENSTAAPPLTHVPRTKRGVISYAARDIGERLDAKALVAFTQSGDTVRRLARLHTPLPLLAFTALPEVRSQLALTWGTETFIVGHMDTTDDMIREVDRSMLELGRYKRGDLVVIVAGAPPGTVGSTNLIHVHRIGEDDH; encoded by the coding sequence GTGAGTAGACGCGGGAAGATTGTCTGTACCCTCGGCCCGGCCACCAGCACCGATGAGTCGGTGAGAGCTCTGGTCGATGCCGGCATGGATGTAGCCCGCCTGAACTTCAGCCACGGCGACTATGTCGATCACGAGGCGGCCTACAAGCGGGTTCGCCAGGCCTCCGATGTGACTGGGCGTGCTGTCGGCATTCTCGCCGACCTGCAGGGACCCAAGATCCGGCTGGGCCGCTTCGCGGACGGTCCGACGTATTGGGCCAACGGCGAGACGGTGCGGATCACCGTCGAGGAATGGGCGGGCACTCACGACCGGGTGTCGACCACGTACAAGAACCTGGCCCGGGATGCCCAGCCGGGTGACCGCCTGCTGGTTGACGATGGCAAGGTGGCGCTGGTCGTCGAGCACATCGACGGCGACGACGTGGTGTGCACCGTCACCGAGGGTGGTCCGGTCAGCAACAACAAGGGCCTGTCGCTGCCCGGCATGAACGTGTCGGTGCCGGCGCTGTCGGAGAAGGACATCGAGGACCTCGAATTCGCGCTGCGCCTCGGCGTGGATCTGGTGGCGTTGTCGTTCGTCCGCTCACCGGCCGACGTCGAGCTGGTGCACGAGGTGATGGACCGGGTCGGTCGTCGTGTTCCGGTGATCGCGAAGCTGGAAAAGCCCGAGGCGATCGACAATCTCGAGGCGATCGTGCTGGCCTTCGACGCCGTGATGGTGGCCCGCGGCGACCTCGGCGTCGAGCTGCCGCTGGAGGAGGTGCCGCTGGTGCAGAAGCGGGCCATCCAGATGGCCCGCGAGAACGCCAAGCCGGTGATCGTCGCGACCCAGATGCTCGAGTCGATGATCGAGAATTCCCGGCCCACCCGCGCGGAGGCCTCTGACGTCGCCAACGCCGTGCTCGACGGTGCGGACGCGGTCATGCTGTCGGGGGAGACCTCGGTGGGCAAGTACCCGCTGGAGGCGGTGCGGACGATGGCTCGGATCATCGGTGCGGTCGAGGAGAATTCGACAGCCGCACCGCCGCTGACCCACGTCCCGCGCACCAAGCGCGGCGTCATTTCGTATGCCGCCCGCGACATCGGCGAGCGGCTGGACGCCAAGGCGCTCGTTGCATTCACGCAGTCCGGCGACACCGTGCGGCGCCTGGCCAGGCTGCACACCCCGCTGCCGCTGCTCGCGTTCACCGCCCTGCCCGAGGTGCGCAGCCAGCTGGCGCTGACCTGGGGAACCGAGACGTTCATCGTCGGTCACATGGACACGACCGACGACATGATCCGCGAGGTCGACCGCTCGATGCTCGAACTGGGCCGCTACAAGCGTGGTGACCTGGTGGTCATCGTCGCAGGTGCACCGCCGGGCACAGTAGGCTCGACGAATCTGATTCACGTCCACCGGATCGGTGAGGACGACCACTAA